Proteins encoded by one window of Lentimicrobium sp. L6:
- a CDS encoding chromophore lyase CpcT/CpeT produces MKFSQLALAILIFLSAFQVQAQKETADLPKLVSYMEGAYSSLAQSEADTNFLHITLDMKQIWPQNKDGAWLYVEQTAAWTPGKPYRQRVYHLQKIDDTTFTSSIMTMPNPKKYIGGHLNTEIFNEITSDSLTALEGCALTLIYKDGVFAGSTEEGACKNSWGEANYATSIVEISPELLYSWDQGWNNKKEQVWGATSGGYKFVKKQID; encoded by the coding sequence ATGAAATTTTCACAACTAGCCTTAGCTATTTTAATCTTTTTATCAGCTTTTCAAGTTCAAGCTCAAAAAGAAACAGCCGATCTACCCAAATTAGTCAGCTATATGGAAGGCGCTTATTCTTCATTAGCACAATCAGAAGCTGACACCAATTTCCTTCATATTACTCTAGATATGAAACAAATTTGGCCTCAAAACAAAGATGGTGCTTGGCTATATGTTGAACAAACGGCTGCTTGGACACCAGGTAAACCTTATCGTCAAAGAGTTTATCATTTGCAAAAAATAGATGATACCACTTTCACATCAAGCATAATGACCATGCCAAATCCAAAAAAATATATTGGAGGTCATTTAAACACAGAGATATTCAATGAGATCACATCGGATAGCCTAACAGCTTTAGAAGGATGCGCATTAACCTTAATATATAAAGATGGAGTTTTTGCTGGAAGTACAGAAGAAGGGGCATGTAAAAATTCATGGGGAGAAGCAAACTATGCTACTAGTATTGTGGAGATCAGTCCAGAATTATTATATAGTTGGGACCAAGGTTGGAACAATAAGAAAGAACAGGTTTGGGGAGCAACTTCAGGTGGCTATAAATTTGTTAAGAAACAAATAGATTAA
- a CDS encoding long-chain fatty acid--CoA ligase, with protein MIDHISHMVLDRVQNYKGRAVLKSFSEESNQLESISADELIKTTKQVSRALVSLGYGQNSKVGIFGNNKPEWTLADIGILNIRAIVVPFYATSNKEQLKYIVDETQMELMFVDDEGQLEKAISLLDKTALKTIISFSEIKKKHQSVMTWTDFCQLGTQNDESKVDNLLKAASSEDIASIIYTSGTTGEPKGVMLSHLNFMTSFKINHERLDISESDSSLAFLPLSHIFERAWTFFLIYCGASNTFLSNPRKVIEALPIVNPTVMCVVPRFFEKTYDGIYEEYLRWSPTKQKIFDWSIAIGHKTIGPKKAAFPLSLQHKIAKKLVLNKLNSIFGSQLRMTPCAGAAIRPELLNFFHAIGLFVNYGYGATETTATVACMRSDKYDLNTCGSVMPETKVEISENDEIIITGDTIFKGYYRKPEETAKVLQGKTFKSGDQGYINEDNYFIMTDRIKDMMKTSGGKYISPQKLELLIGTNKFVEQIVVIGDNRKFVSALIIPAYETLKSKEKELDIVGKNGKEIAESPRVYEFYKELINQEQKGLDGYEQIKNFIIMPEAFSIENNALTNTLKIKRKQVTQQYHKLIDSMYQ; from the coding sequence ATGATCGATCATATTTCGCATATGGTGCTCGATAGAGTGCAGAATTATAAAGGTAGAGCAGTACTAAAAAGTTTTTCGGAGGAATCTAATCAACTTGAAAGTATTAGTGCAGACGAGTTAATAAAAACGACAAAACAAGTTTCACGAGCTCTGGTATCTTTAGGATATGGACAGAATTCTAAAGTTGGAATATTTGGGAATAATAAACCTGAATGGACATTGGCTGATATTGGTATTCTAAACATTAGGGCTATCGTGGTTCCTTTCTATGCCACCAGCAATAAAGAACAACTGAAATATATAGTTGATGAGACCCAAATGGAATTGATGTTTGTGGATGATGAAGGCCAATTAGAGAAAGCCATTTCACTGCTCGATAAAACAGCTCTAAAAACGATTATTAGCTTTTCAGAAATCAAGAAGAAGCATCAGTCCGTAATGACTTGGACTGACTTTTGCCAACTTGGAACCCAAAATGATGAATCAAAAGTTGATAATTTATTAAAAGCAGCCTCCTCAGAGGATATTGCTTCTATTATTTATACTTCTGGAACTACAGGAGAACCTAAAGGTGTCATGTTAAGCCATTTGAATTTCATGACTAGCTTTAAAATAAATCATGAAAGATTAGATATTTCTGAATCTGACTCCTCTTTAGCTTTCCTCCCACTGAGTCATATTTTTGAACGCGCCTGGACATTCTTTCTTATATACTGCGGTGCATCAAACACCTTCTTATCTAACCCTAGGAAAGTAATAGAAGCATTACCAATAGTTAACCCAACTGTTATGTGTGTGGTTCCCCGATTTTTTGAGAAAACCTATGATGGAATCTATGAAGAATACCTTCGTTGGAGTCCAACCAAACAAAAAATTTTCGATTGGTCTATAGCAATAGGTCATAAAACCATTGGTCCGAAAAAAGCAGCATTCCCTCTTTCATTACAACATAAAATTGCCAAGAAATTAGTACTGAACAAGCTCAATAGTATTTTCGGAAGCCAACTTAGAATGACTCCTTGTGCTGGTGCAGCTATTCGGCCAGAACTGCTTAATTTTTTCCATGCAATTGGTCTTTTTGTGAATTATGGATATGGTGCTACAGAAACTACAGCAACCGTAGCTTGTATGCGTTCTGATAAATATGACCTTAACACTTGCGGTTCTGTAATGCCAGAAACAAAAGTAGAAATTAGCGAAAACGATGAAATCATCATCACGGGAGATACCATTTTCAAAGGATACTACAGAAAACCCGAGGAGACTGCCAAAGTTCTACAAGGCAAAACTTTCAAATCTGGCGACCAAGGTTATATAAATGAAGATAACTATTTTATTATGACCGATCGTATTAAAGACATGATGAAAACTTCTGGAGGAAAATATATTTCTCCCCAGAAATTGGAACTTTTAATTGGCACCAATAAATTCGTTGAACAAATTGTGGTGATAGGTGACAATAGAAAATTTGTTTCTGCCTTAATTATTCCTGCCTACGAAACCTTAAAGTCTAAAGAAAAAGAATTGGATATTGTTGGAAAAAATGGAAAAGAAATTGCTGAAAGTCCAAGAGTATATGAATTCTATAAAGAGCTGATTAATCAGGAACAAAAGGGTTTGGATGGCTATGAGCAAATTAAAAATTTCATCATCATGCCAGAAGCTTTTAGCATTGAAAATAATGCTTTAACTAATACTTTGAAAATAAAAAGGAAACAAGTTACTCAGCAATATCATAAATTGATTGATAGCATGTATCAATAA
- a CDS encoding archaeosortase/exosortase family protein, translating into MTPSYYSKFKAFVEEKKLEPIVDVALFILITLVIHYTYRYWVTQQYYPFTETLAAMHDHLSERVFVESSWFIQHVLGMEITTVDRTMYWANEGYIAINHGCSGLKQMIQFALLMMIFPGPWKHKLWYIPLGIFIVHLTNLFRIIGLAVVLVAVPDYWKFSHDYLFRPFFYVIIFSLWVYWVEKIRNK; encoded by the coding sequence ATGACCCCAAGTTACTATTCAAAGTTTAAAGCATTTGTAGAAGAAAAGAAGTTAGAACCCATTGTTGATGTGGCCCTTTTTATCCTTATTACTTTGGTAATTCATTATACATACCGATACTGGGTAACCCAGCAATACTACCCTTTTACTGAAACTTTGGCTGCTATGCACGACCATCTTTCTGAAAGAGTATTTGTGGAGAGTTCTTGGTTTATTCAACATGTTTTGGGGATGGAAATCACAACTGTGGACAGAACCATGTATTGGGCCAACGAAGGATATATTGCCATTAATCATGGATGCTCAGGCTTAAAACAAATGATACAATTCGCCTTACTGATGATGATTTTCCCTGGCCCTTGGAAACATAAACTATGGTATATTCCTCTAGGTATTTTTATCGTTCACCTGACCAATTTATTCCGAATTATTGGACTTGCAGTAGTTCTAGTTGCTGTTCCCGATTATTGGAAATTCAGCCACGATTACTTATTCCGCCCATTCTTCTATGTGATTATCTTTAGCCTTTGGGTTTATTGGGTGGAGAAAATTAGGAATAAATAA
- a CDS encoding OmpA family protein yields the protein MELSKKELKSYQKAWEYHEAKNYNEARKIMFQLSKEVPDYAKAQMSLGIFYIENSSPNINTAKKYLEKSVNLCMDSVIYSHFYLGKIYYGAKDFKKSVERFQFFLKDVDLIKTDDDYFEAKNYLEYAKATQELLEHPVPFEPKKVEGISTKEDEYLPIISPDNEFALFTRRQKHYISRGLTEQLVDKEVFTFSLRNENGKFEQGWEMEYPFNKVENEGAATLTIDNNSLYYTVCIRDPKTNYLNCDLYHSFFDKGYWSNIESLGEHINNPDSWESQPSVTSDGMTIFFASNREGGLGGYDIYQIRKDEEGEWSHPENVGAPVNTSGNEKSPFIHTDSQTLYYSTDGQKGLGGYDIYFSRQDENGVWQEPKNIGYPINSFDDDLGFFASTDGRHGYYASNRLDANYKWNLYSFPLYEEARPQKVLLVKGEIEVENNSEPIRARVQLKNMQTKAITEIPVNANTGKYVAAILFKEDQVLTVKQEGYVYSSRYLSVEDTTLNQPKTVDLKVKEIKVGEAYNIDDIHFVTNSSELNKDAKRIIDEFLEFLIDNDNIIVEIQGHTDNVGQEETNLVLSDKRAKAVYQYLVEQGIPSSRLSANGYGESKPIASNETYSGRAKNRRTVFVIKKQ from the coding sequence GTGGAACTATCAAAAAAAGAACTAAAAAGCTATCAGAAAGCTTGGGAATATCATGAAGCCAAAAATTATAATGAGGCTAGAAAAATCATGTTTCAACTCAGCAAAGAAGTCCCTGATTATGCCAAAGCTCAAATGTCGCTTGGGATTTTCTATATCGAGAATTCAAGTCCCAATATAAATACAGCTAAAAAATATCTAGAAAAATCTGTAAACCTTTGCATGGACAGCGTCATTTACTCACATTTCTATTTAGGTAAGATATATTATGGTGCTAAAGATTTTAAAAAATCTGTTGAGCGATTTCAATTCTTTTTAAAAGATGTGGATTTAATTAAAACCGATGACGATTATTTTGAAGCCAAGAATTATTTAGAATATGCAAAAGCCACTCAAGAACTGTTAGAGCATCCAGTGCCCTTCGAGCCTAAAAAAGTTGAAGGGATTTCTACCAAAGAAGATGAGTACCTTCCTATTATTTCTCCAGATAATGAGTTTGCACTTTTTACCCGCCGTCAGAAACACTATATCAGCCGAGGCTTAACCGAGCAATTGGTGGATAAGGAAGTTTTCACTTTCAGCTTAAGAAACGAAAACGGAAAATTTGAGCAAGGATGGGAAATGGAATATCCTTTCAATAAAGTAGAAAATGAAGGTGCTGCTACCCTTACCATTGATAATAATAGCCTTTATTATACAGTATGTATTCGCGATCCAAAAACCAATTATTTAAATTGCGATTTATACCATAGCTTTTTCGATAAAGGATATTGGAGCAATATTGAAAGCCTAGGCGAACATATTAATAATCCTGATTCATGGGAATCACAACCCAGTGTAACTTCTGATGGAATGACTATATTTTTTGCAAGCAATAGAGAAGGAGGATTGGGAGGTTATGATATCTATCAAATTAGAAAAGATGAAGAAGGAGAATGGAGTCATCCAGAAAATGTAGGTGCACCCGTTAATACTTCTGGGAATGAAAAATCACCATTTATTCACACCGATAGTCAGACACTTTACTATTCCACCGATGGCCAAAAAGGACTTGGAGGCTATGATATTTATTTCAGTAGACAAGATGAAAATGGAGTTTGGCAAGAACCCAAAAACATAGGTTACCCTATCAATTCTTTTGATGATGATTTAGGTTTCTTTGCAAGTACCGATGGCCGTCATGGCTATTATGCCTCTAATAGATTAGATGCTAATTATAAATGGAATTTATATTCATTTCCCCTCTATGAAGAAGCTCGTCCACAAAAAGTGCTTTTAGTTAAAGGTGAAATTGAAGTAGAAAACAATTCCGAACCTATCAGGGCGCGAGTTCAACTTAAGAACATGCAAACTAAAGCCATTACAGAAATACCTGTAAATGCTAACACAGGTAAATATGTGGCTGCCATTCTTTTTAAAGAAGACCAAGTTCTTACGGTAAAACAAGAAGGCTATGTCTATTCTTCAAGATATTTAAGTGTTGAAGATACCACCCTCAATCAGCCTAAAACAGTAGATTTAAAAGTGAAAGAAATAAAAGTTGGCGAAGCTTATAATATTGATGATATTCACTTTGTCACCAATTCCTCTGAACTCAACAAAGATGCCAAACGTATTATTGATGAGTTTTTAGAATTCTTAATTGATAATGATAATATTATAGTAGAGATTCAAGGACATACTGATAATGTGGGACAAGAGGAGACCAATTTAGTATTATCAGACAAAAGAGCTAAAGCAGTTTACCAATACCTAGTGGAACAAGGCATACCTAGTTCAAGATTATCGGCCAATGGATATGGAGAATCGAAGCCTATTGCGAGCAATGAAACTTATAGTGGAAGAGCAAAAAACAGAAGAACTGTATTCGTTATAAAAAAACAATAG
- a CDS encoding tRNA-dihydrouridine synthase family protein, whose product MILYLAPLQGYTEAYFRNAYSKYFDSFDHSIAPFIPAGKGDSIKASRIKDLLHENNDKMPVDPQIIGKYAPEFIPLANHLYHYGYKTLNINMGCPIKSIAHKMRGSGMIAYPEVVEMLLEKLFEEVQNEISVKIRLGYYKKEELEVLMPLLNKFPLKELIVHPRLGVDMYSIDPDLDAFEWCLKNSSNPLVYSGDIFTVQNMNDLQAQFPKQEKWMIGRGVIYDLFLPHQIKHGEISKFDKQELFGAFHQKLQDEVIKYRRRPKNQLNKMKEYWGYFSRQFENFNEIHYKITRCSSLEEFEELSQKVLREEKWRDQPIIDHTMSE is encoded by the coding sequence ATGATTTTATATTTGGCACCTTTGCAAGGTTATACTGAGGCTTATTTTAGAAATGCTTATAGTAAGTATTTCGACAGCTTCGATCATAGTATAGCGCCATTTATTCCTGCCGGTAAAGGCGATTCCATTAAGGCTTCTCGTATTAAGGATCTACTGCACGAAAATAATGATAAAATGCCGGTTGACCCACAAATAATTGGGAAATATGCACCGGAGTTTATTCCGCTCGCGAATCACTTATACCATTATGGGTATAAAACGCTGAATATTAATATGGGATGCCCCATTAAAAGCATTGCTCATAAGATGCGTGGTTCAGGTATGATTGCTTATCCTGAGGTAGTTGAAATGCTTTTGGAGAAGTTGTTTGAGGAGGTTCAAAACGAAATTTCAGTAAAAATTCGCTTGGGTTATTATAAAAAGGAAGAATTGGAAGTCCTCATGCCCTTATTAAATAAGTTTCCATTAAAAGAATTGATTGTACATCCGCGATTAGGAGTTGATATGTACAGTATAGATCCAGATTTGGATGCTTTTGAATGGTGTTTGAAAAACTCAAGTAATCCTCTAGTTTATAGTGGCGACATATTTACGGTACAAAACATGAATGATTTGCAGGCACAATTTCCAAAACAAGAAAAGTGGATGATAGGGAGAGGTGTTATTTATGATTTGTTTCTTCCACATCAAATTAAGCATGGAGAAATTTCAAAATTCGACAAGCAAGAATTGTTTGGTGCATTCCACCAAAAGCTACAAGATGAGGTTATAAAATATAGGCGGAGACCTAAGAATCAACTCAATAAAATGAAAGAATATTGGGGATACTTTTCACGACAATTTGAGAATTTTAATGAGATTCACTATAAAATAACTAGATGTAGTTCCTTGGAGGAATTTGAGGAATTGAGTCAGAAAGTGTTACGAGAAGAAAAATGGCGCGACCAACCTATTATTGATCACACCATGTCTGAGTAA
- a CDS encoding M17 family metallopeptidase: MFTILNKQNNIAEQSTSIFLIKKSELNDQLPISSEELEHLTMQFTENEKKKFSFDRLSHQIYIELVEEKENPNHTLEALRKMGDSLINCLQNRKSQEVYIIAKSLNKAQISAFAEGMVLSNYSFVAYKTQKEKVIRYLETIHLINAEINQEDVNELNVVLEATLMARTLVNQPVNYLNAEGLANEIKAMAEDAGAKIDILNKNKIEALKMGGLLAVNKGSIDPPTFTIFEYKPENAINEQPVVFVGKGVVYDTGGLNIKTGEFMNTMKCDMGGAAAAAGVAFAIAKAKLPLYIMALIPATDNRPGGNAYASGDVITMFDGQTVEVINTDAEGRMILADALSYAKKFNPSLVIDLATLTGAAARAIGNLGVVAMGSKYGEHMTNLKESGEKTGERIVEFPFWDEYAEQLKSEIADMVHLGGAEGGAITAGKFLEKFTDYPYIHLDIAGPAFNTKKFNYRGVGGSGVGVRLLFDFAKGLAKK, encoded by the coding sequence ATGTTTACTATTCTCAACAAACAAAACAATATTGCTGAACAAAGCACCAGCATCTTCCTCATTAAAAAATCTGAACTCAACGATCAGCTTCCTATTTCTTCGGAAGAATTGGAGCATCTGACCATGCAGTTCACTGAAAATGAGAAGAAGAAATTTTCTTTCGACAGACTTTCACATCAGATTTATATTGAATTGGTGGAAGAAAAAGAAAACCCCAACCACACTCTAGAAGCACTTAGAAAGATGGGGGATAGTTTGATTAATTGCCTTCAAAATAGAAAATCACAAGAGGTTTATATTATAGCAAAAAGTTTAAATAAAGCCCAAATTTCTGCATTTGCAGAAGGTATGGTCTTAAGTAACTATAGTTTTGTGGCTTATAAAACCCAAAAAGAGAAAGTGATTCGATATCTTGAAACTATTCATCTGATTAATGCTGAAATAAATCAAGAGGATGTCAATGAATTAAATGTGGTACTTGAAGCTACTCTTATGGCTCGTACTTTGGTTAATCAGCCAGTAAATTATTTAAATGCAGAAGGTTTAGCCAATGAAATTAAAGCTATGGCCGAAGATGCTGGCGCCAAAATCGACATTCTAAATAAGAATAAGATTGAAGCTTTAAAAATGGGTGGCCTTTTAGCCGTTAACAAAGGCAGTATAGACCCACCAACATTTACCATCTTCGAGTACAAACCTGAAAATGCAATTAATGAGCAACCCGTTGTTTTTGTAGGAAAAGGTGTGGTTTATGATACTGGAGGCTTAAATATTAAAACTGGCGAATTCATGAATACCATGAAATGTGACATGGGTGGTGCCGCTGCTGCAGCAGGTGTTGCTTTCGCCATCGCTAAAGCCAAGCTTCCTCTTTATATTATGGCTTTAATCCCTGCCACCGATAACCGTCCTGGCGGAAATGCTTATGCCAGTGGTGATGTCATTACTATGTTCGATGGACAAACTGTGGAAGTTATTAATACAGATGCAGAAGGCAGAATGATTTTAGCTGATGCCTTGTCTTATGCCAAGAAATTCAATCCATCATTGGTAATAGATTTAGCTACATTAACTGGTGCAGCTGCTCGTGCCATTGGAAACCTTGGCGTTGTAGCCATGGGTTCTAAATATGGTGAGCACATGACTAACTTAAAAGAAAGTGGAGAAAAAACGGGGGAGCGCATTGTAGAATTTCCATTCTGGGATGAATATGCTGAGCAGTTAAAATCTGAGATTGCAGACATGGTTCATTTAGGTGGAGCAGAAGGTGGAGCCATCACAGCAGGTAAATTCCTAGAAAAATTTACCGACTACCCTTATATTCATTTAGATATTGCTGGGCCGGCTTTCAATACCAAGAAATTTAACTATCGTGGAGTTGGTGGCAGTGGAGTTGGTGTAAGATTGCTTTTTGATTTTGCTAAGGGATTGGCGAAGAAATAA
- the frr gene encoding ribosome recycling factor, with amino-acid sequence MLEEAKMILEDAKEGMESSLEHLDKEFLKIRTGKANPSMLLGVKAEFYGTLTPIEQMANINTPDPRQIVVQPWDKSTLHTIEKAILNSNLGFNPQNDGEIIRIAVPPLTTERRRDLVKKAKGEGEDTKVGIRNIRRSANDMAKGLKDEGYSEDMVSNLESDIQELTDKYIKKVDELFAEKEIDITTI; translated from the coding sequence ATGTTAGAGGAAGCAAAAATGATCTTGGAAGATGCTAAAGAAGGTATGGAATCTTCACTTGAACACTTGGATAAAGAGTTTTTAAAAATTAGGACAGGAAAAGCAAATCCATCTATGTTATTGGGTGTGAAGGCCGAGTTTTATGGAACCTTAACTCCCATAGAGCAAATGGCGAATATTAATACTCCTGACCCCAGACAAATAGTTGTACAGCCATGGGACAAAAGTACTTTGCATACTATTGAAAAAGCTATCCTTAATTCTAACTTAGGTTTTAATCCTCAAAATGATGGCGAAATTATTCGTATTGCTGTTCCACCATTGACTACAGAGAGAAGAAGAGATTTAGTGAAAAAAGCAAAAGGGGAAGGTGAAGATACTAAAGTGGGAATTAGAAATATCAGGAGGTCTGCTAATGATATGGCTAAAGGTCTAAAGGATGAAGGATATTCTGAGGATATGGTTTCTAATTTAGAATCAGATATTCAAGAATTAACTGATAAATACATCAAAAAAGTAGATGAGCTTTTTGCAGAGAAGGAAATTGACATCACTACTATTTAA
- a CDS encoding fumarylacetoacetate hydrolase family protein, with the protein MKVICIGRNYINHAKELNNPIPSKPVFFMKPDTAVLRKNLPFFYPEFTQDLHHEVEIVVRISKIGKYIQEEFAHKHYDEIGLGIDFTARDLQNEQKKKGLPWEIAKAFDSSAPIGDFIPKSELGDLNKLSLSLKKNEETVQSGSSADMIFTIDKIIAYVSQFVSLKIGDLIFTGTPEGVGPVKIGDRLTGFLNDKEMFSFEVK; encoded by the coding sequence ATGAAAGTCATTTGTATCGGTAGAAATTATATCAACCACGCTAAAGAATTAAATAATCCTATTCCGTCTAAACCAGTTTTCTTTATGAAGCCAGATACGGCCGTTTTAAGAAAGAACCTCCCTTTTTTCTATCCAGAATTTACTCAAGATTTACATCATGAAGTGGAGATTGTGGTTCGAATTAGTAAAATAGGAAAGTATATACAAGAGGAATTTGCCCATAAACATTATGATGAAATTGGATTAGGAATTGATTTTACTGCTCGTGATCTGCAGAATGAACAAAAGAAAAAGGGATTGCCTTGGGAAATTGCCAAAGCATTTGACAGTTCAGCTCCTATTGGAGATTTTATTCCCAAATCAGAATTAGGAGATTTAAATAAACTATCTCTAAGCTTGAAAAAAAATGAGGAGACTGTCCAATCAGGATCATCCGCGGATATGATTTTCACTATCGATAAAATCATTGCTTATGTTTCTCAGTTTGTGAGTTTGAAAATTGGTGATTTAATCTTTACCGGAACACCAGAAGGAGTAGGGCCAGTAAAAATTGGTGATCGACTTACAGGATTTCTCAACGATAAAGAAATGTTCTCTTTTGAAGTGAAATAA
- a CDS encoding peptide chain release factor 3 — protein MGLIQEIGRRRTFAIISHPDAGKTTLTEKLLLYGGAIQVAGAVKSNKIKKTATSDFMEIEKQRGISVATSVMGFDYKGFKINILDTPGHKDFQEDTYRTLTAADSVIVVVDVAKGVEPQTEKLVEVCRMRKIPIIVFINKLDRHGKDAFELLDEIEQKLHINVTPLSWPINMGPDFKGVYSIFEDKLNLFTPSKQYVEEYVEVDGLEDSKLDEIVGSFEADTLREDMEMVTGVYPKFQRETYLDGDISPVFFGSALNNFGVMELLNCFVDIAPNPLPYETEERVVKPEEDKFTGFVFKIHANLDPNHRDRIAFVRVTSGVFRRNVFYKHVRLDKKVRFSSPTAFMAEKKSVIDEVYPGDIVGLHDTGSFKIGDSLTEGEVLNFKGIPSFSPELFKYIENDDPMKSKQLAKGIDQLMDEGVAQLFVGKTSTRKIIGTVGALQFEVIQYRLLHEYGAKCRYEHITLYKTAWITSDNKAALDDFVKRKGSSLAVDKEGRLVFLAESRYSLDLAMSKYKDINFHFTSEF, from the coding sequence ATGGGCTTAATACAAGAAATAGGAAGAAGAAGGACATTTGCCATTATCTCGCATCCCGATGCTGGAAAAACAACGCTTACTGAGAAGTTGCTACTTTATGGTGGGGCTATTCAGGTAGCAGGTGCTGTAAAATCTAATAAGATTAAAAAGACAGCGACTTCCGATTTCATGGAGATTGAAAAGCAAAGAGGTATTTCTGTGGCTACTTCAGTTATGGGATTTGATTATAAAGGCTTCAAAATTAATATTCTTGATACTCCTGGTCATAAAGATTTCCAAGAAGATACCTATAGAACCTTAACTGCTGCCGATAGTGTTATAGTTGTTGTAGATGTGGCGAAAGGGGTAGAGCCTCAAACTGAAAAGTTGGTGGAGGTTTGTCGGATGAGAAAGATCCCTATTATTGTATTTATCAATAAGCTCGATAGACATGGTAAAGATGCATTTGAGTTATTGGACGAGATTGAGCAAAAACTACATATCAATGTGACTCCTCTGAGTTGGCCTATTAATATGGGTCCTGATTTTAAGGGTGTTTATAGTATCTTTGAAGATAAATTAAACCTTTTTACTCCCAGCAAGCAATATGTGGAGGAGTATGTTGAAGTGGATGGTTTAGAAGATTCGAAGCTGGATGAAATAGTAGGTAGCTTTGAAGCAGATACTTTAAGGGAAGATATGGAAATGGTAACTGGGGTTTATCCCAAATTCCAAAGAGAAACCTATTTAGATGGAGATATTTCACCCGTATTTTTTGGTAGTGCATTAAATAATTTTGGTGTAATGGAACTGTTAAACTGTTTTGTCGATATTGCTCCCAATCCACTTCCATATGAAACTGAAGAAAGGGTAGTAAAACCAGAGGAGGATAAGTTTACAGGATTTGTGTTTAAGATCCATGCTAATCTCGACCCCAATCATCGCGATAGAATTGCTTTTGTTCGTGTGACTTCTGGAGTATTCCGTCGTAATGTTTTCTATAAGCATGTTCGCCTTGATAAAAAAGTGAGATTTTCGAGTCCAACAGCCTTTATGGCCGAAAAAAAATCGGTAATTGATGAGGTGTACCCTGGTGATATCGTTGGTTTACATGATACAGGAAGCTTTAAAATTGGTGATAGTCTCACTGAAGGAGAAGTTCTGAATTTCAAAGGAATTCCTAGTTTCTCACCCGAGCTCTTTAAGTATATTGAGAACGATGATCCTATGAAGTCTAAACAATTGGCCAAAGGTATAGACCAGTTGATGGATGAAGGAGTGGCCCAGCTTTTTGTTGGAAAAACTTCTACCAGAAAAATTATTGGAACCGTTGGAGCTTTGCAGTTTGAAGTCATCCAGTATAGATTATTGCATGAGTACGGTGCAAAATGTAGATATGAGCATATCACTTTATATAAAACGGCTTGGATAACCAGCGATAATAAAGCTGCCTTAGATGATTTTGTGAAGAGAAAAGGTTCTAGCTTAGCAGTAGATAAGGAAGGAAGACTCGTATTTCTGGCTGAATCTCGTTATTCTCTTGACC